In the Mytilus galloprovincialis chromosome 10, xbMytGall1.hap1.1, whole genome shotgun sequence genome, one interval contains:
- the LOC143049509 gene encoding uncharacterized protein LOC143049509 has translation MGDDIHFYSVEGSRTSQIINLPNLSNVGLAGKFVFRVDLRDIRPAPTPGDPGQCLLKAADIVFVLDMSLSIDINALKNLMSDIISELPINDMECQIAIQSFSTSVKTELRFRDKKTKTEVLAHIAKMNKANGVSNLEDALSSTT, from the exons ATGGGGGACGATATCCACTTCTATTCTGTAGAAGGTTCTAGAACATCACAGATCATCAATTTACCCAATCTTTCAAATGTCGGATTAGCAGGAAAGTTTGTCTTTAGAGTAGATTTGAGAGACATAAGACCTGCACCAACACCTGGAG ATCCTGGTCAATGTTTACTAAAGGCAGCAGATATTGTGTTCGTTTTAGATATGTCTCTCAGTATAGACATAAATGCTCTGAAAAACTTAATGTCTGATATAATATCAGAGTTGCCAATTAATGATATGGAATGTCAGATTGCAATACAATCTTTTTCGACATCGGTAAAAACAGAATTACGATTTAGAGACAAGAAAACGAAAACTGAAGTCCTCGCACATATTGCCAAAATGAATAAAGCTAATGGTGTTTCAAATCTGGAGGATGCATTGAGTTCTACTACGTAG